In Mytilus edulis chromosome 13, xbMytEdul2.2, whole genome shotgun sequence, a single window of DNA contains:
- the LOC139501506 gene encoding basic phospholipase A2 PA-9C-like produces the protein MLILRDLAASVLCIIVYIDSHKVESRSLRNKRAMWNITWQLKYYFGYGRAKALLDYGCFCGWSGSGTPVDGVDQCCKDHDDCYGHVAECWPKIWPYSYELQNGTVKCQDSPSSCKGRICMCDKVFVDCLHNNKYNPDNHDIDKYIHCQER, from the exons ATGCTGATTTTACGT gaCCTTGCTGCATCGGTATTGTGTATCATCGTGTACATTGATTCTCATAAAGTGG agtCAAGAAGCCTGAGAAATAAAAGAGCAATGTGGAATATTACATGGCAGTTAAAATATTATTTCGGATACGGCCGAGCCAAAGCACTTCTAGACTATGGATGTTTTTGTGGATGGTCTGGTAGTGGTACACCAGTAGATGGCGTTGATCA GTGTTGCAAAGACCACGATGATTGCTATGGTCATGTGGCTGAATGTTGGCCTAAAATTTGGCCATACTCATATGAACTTCAAAACGGAACAGTCAAATGTCAag ATAGTCCCAGTTCCTGTAAGGGGAGAATATGTATGTGTGACAAAGTTTTTGTGGACTGTCTGCATAACAACAAGTATAATCCGGACAATCATGATATagacaaatatatacattgtCAGGAgagataa